The following are encoded together in the Candidatus Zixiibacteriota bacterium genome:
- a CDS encoding DUF4388 domain-containing protein produces the protein MQGNLSQISLNDILLLATGGKKTGVLRLSRGKETVEVYLNEGNIVHATCPIGDGEKALLYPVTWGEGTFALLPNGSPPAATIQKSPAEILGEVQAMTREWETILEVIPNGKTVFRIADLGEDQTGPITVPHVGWRVLSKIDGSRTVQEIADLLRIPYAYTAKVIFNLYKSGLVETVTPAARSSGNLVPPAVFQKIAAALTEVMGPMAPLVLRDQIEALGESEESFPDARLDELIGLLGREIPDGKLRHAFEESMLQEMSNFKRF, from the coding sequence ATGCAGGGAAACCTATCGCAAATCAGTCTTAACGATATCCTCCTCCTGGCAACGGGAGGGAAGAAGACCGGGGTTCTCAGGCTCTCGCGCGGCAAGGAGACGGTCGAAGTCTACCTCAACGAAGGCAACATCGTTCACGCCACATGCCCGATCGGAGACGGAGAAAAGGCTCTCCTCTATCCGGTAACCTGGGGGGAGGGAACCTTCGCGCTGCTGCCCAATGGCTCGCCTCCGGCCGCGACCATCCAGAAATCCCCCGCCGAGATTCTCGGCGAGGTGCAGGCGATGACCCGCGAATGGGAAACGATTCTCGAGGTCATTCCCAACGGCAAGACGGTCTTCCGGATCGCCGATCTGGGCGAGGATCAGACCGGGCCGATCACCGTGCCTCACGTCGGCTGGCGGGTGCTCAGCAAGATCGACGGTTCGCGCACCGTCCAGGAAATTGCCGATTTGCTCCGGATCCCCTATGCCTATACCGCCAAGGTGATCTTCAATCTTTACAAATCGGGCCTCGTCGAGACCGTGACTCCCGCCGCCCGGTCTTCCGGCAACCTCGTGCCGCCGGCGGTCTTCCAGAAGATCGCGGCCGCGCTCACCGAGGTCATGGGGCCGATGGCGCCGCTCGTGCTACGCGATCAGATCGAAGCGCTGGGCGAGTCGGAAGAGAGCTTCCCCGACGCCAGGCTCGACGAGCTGATCGGGCTGCTTGGACGCGAGATTCCCGACGGAAAGCTTCGCCACGCCTTCGAGGAATCGATGCTCCAGGAGATGTCCAACTTCAAGCGCTTCTAA